The window TTTAGAAGCTTTTctgtaataatattttgatcaGAAAGCTTTAATTGTTGGTATTCAACTTTACTCATTCCGCACtttaaaggaaaaatattttttaaaatttgtaCTAATTTCTGTGATGCACCAATTCTAAGTGAAGGAACTTCATCATCGCATAAAGAGAGATATAGTAATAGTAGATTGTTTTTTTCAAACTTGTTGCAATATGGAAATATGAGTGATGGTATTATATTACAAAGAGAAAGCTTATCTgttaatgatgaatttgaagaagtATAATGATCCCCGAAGTAATCAAATTTAGTCTTGATTATTGGCAGTagaatttcttcaataaaagATAGTATAGAACTTTTGTCCTGGAGTCTTGAAAAAACGATTTCAAGAGATTTAATACTTTCCATCCGAATACTCATCTCTTCgttaaataaaagataattACAAATATCCTTTATTGTTCTTTTACTTTCTTCAGAATATTGAGTATTTGGgtcaataatattgattaatTCTTCTGAAACAATATGATTAACCTCATAGCTTCCAATTTCTAATACTTTTAATACAAGTGgtaataaatataactCAGAATAGTCCTTCCCCACAACTTTGCTCACAAGGCTATATCTTCTTAATGCCTCATTGATATAAGTTTTATTGTCAGACTCCAGCTCCAATTTATAGAAATCCAAAATAGCTTTTATATCTATATGCTTTCTACATTTTAAATCTATCATTATGTTATTTTTTCCTCATTAATTCTGGATTTAGTCTTACAATTttaaaacaattttttGCACGAATACAAGCGCCAtcataaataattataaacaATCCTTTGCTAAACATCAAATCATAACAAAGAAATTATTCGAATTCATGTTCATGATGCCAGtagataataatgaaaaatttcgtaaattattaatttttactTCCGCAGGAAAACCTATTTACTCATATGGAATTACTGACCAAGAGGTGTTTAGCTTATTTTCAAGCGCATTAACAGCAATGTTCAGCAAAATATCATTTGTTATGTCAAAAAAGGTTTacattaatgaaaatgatgagCATACGCAAATATTAGATTATCTTAAATGGATGAGCTCAGAATCGCACGTTATTGTAGTATTGgagagaaaaaatattatcttaTGTTGCATTTCGCCATTTCCAAGCGACACAGTTCGTTTTTTAAAAGGACTTCTAGAACATGTTTATTATCAGGTTGTTATGATGCTTACTGGATCCATTCACAAAATTCTTGACTCCAGACCAAATTTTGATATACAGCAGATGCTTAGTAATAGcgatattaatattattgatcaATGCGCAAATAGTGCGCAAATAAACCTTGATTCTGTATATTGTTTCTATAACTTCAATAAAAGTTCAAAGATGATTAAACTGCAGGGacaatcaaataaaattgaatacTCTTCCCCCATAATACctaaaattttatatatagaGTCGCAACCCTTGGAATACAGATATAGaaaggaaataaataaaattatcaGCGGAATAAAAATGGAAGAGATACTGGGTGGAATATTGTTCGAGTCCAAAAAATTGGTCTCTTGGTTTGGATCaaagtatattaaaaatcTACCATCTACAGATTTCTCgttattaaaaaatattacatCAATCtttctaaataaaaaaactttaaGTAATGAATTTTGGATTCCTATATGTCTTCCAGCCATAAGTACGGTTTCATATGTATATTGTTACATTCAATGTTGGCCTTTAGTTGACGAATTCTCAAACTCAACATCTAATACttgttttgttttattatcCTCAAGCGGAGATACAAAAGTGTTTGAAAAATGCTCTGCACATTCAAAGAACTGCCGAAAAGCACTTCTCGAAACTGGGTATTATAAGATTTTAGAGTCaagtaaaattaattcatttaatttgaGTAAGCTAATGAATGAAAACTGCTACATAAAAGCAGAGATATTTCACCTTGTTTATGTATCTATTGCGAAGAATAGCTACATCATTAGTGAGGCGCATCCTGAAATCCatgatttaaaaaagatcTTCCAAATGTATTACAATCTAATAGAAACTGCGCATACTCAAACAAGAATGCAAAATGGCTCATCAATTAcaattatattaaacacaaaaaaattcaaatacttGATAGTTACTACTCAAGAGTTTCACATACTATCAACGCTCCCCTCTAATTCAAAGTTAGATGAAATAAACTTGATCTCGATAATTAACAATCTTAGGAAAAACGTTAAACACTTTTTCATTTGATTCTTTCGTAGCTATGTTATGTCTGGGCGCGGTCCCGCGTTGTTCAACCTTTTGAAGCTAAAAAGGAAAAAGTCCGGGCACCGTGAATCGAACACGGGACCAATTGATGTCTGCCAAGTCTACAGTCAATCGCTCTACCCCTGAGCTACGCCCGGCTCCGTTTCAAGTAGGcataaattcaaattattataatatatttattacataattatgatatatataaaatacaattcattcattaataattaagcaattttatcaaaattttcaaggCAATAACAACATTTAAAATACCGTCAAAATTTTAAGCAAATACAAGAATTAGCAGCtaatttttattgttaaatttttcaaaaattattaattaatttagcTTAAAAATTTAAGGCCGCATCTATTGTAAACACTAATTTGATAACTAATTATCTTAAAATTCTTCGTTgaaatgtttttttttgttacATGCAGCTTTCCCCTCAAGAGCGGCAACAACTTTCTCGAAATTCCACtaagaaaatatatcaatagaatattaaatttgttCAAATTTGCCGAATTTAATAGGGCAAGTTGAGAAATAATACAGTATTTTTTCCAACTTGTACcgaataataatatggaTAGAATATATAAGGTTGAAAACTATGGCCAGAATACTCTTCTGGCTGAGGCTAGTAATGTTGTTAAAGAGCAAGCATATTATATGAAACGTGCAATCGATCAAGATGGACTTAGAGATGCCCTTAGGCATGCGTCGAATATGTTATGCGAATTGCGTACATCCTCACTCTCTCCTAAGCATTACTATGAGCTATATATGCAAATTTTTCAAGAAATGCGCGACTTATCTCACTTTTTTGATGACAAATCTCGTCATGGAAGAAAAATGAGTGATCTTTATGATTCGGTACAGCATGCGGGCAACATTGTTCCACGCCTCTTTCTGCTAATAACTGCAGGTGCGTGCTATATCAGATCTCTTGAAGCTCCAGCAAAAGATATTCTGAAGGATATGTCTGAACTATGCAAAGGAGTTCAGCATCCAATGAGAGGATTATTTTTAAGGtactttttaattcaaactTGCAAAGACGTACTACCTGATACAGGAAGCATTTATGAAGAAAATGGCGGAGGAACAGTAATGGATACGTGGGactttttatattcaaatttttgtGAATCAACTAGATTGTGGATACGTTTACAAAATCATGGAACTCCGAAAGATAAATTAAGAAGAGAACGTGAGAGGCACGATCTTAGAATACTTGTGGGCGCAAATCTTGTTCGCATCTCGCATTTGGAAGGATTGACTCAGCAACTCTACATTCAGGAAATACTACCAAAACTGCTTAATGTAGTTTTATCATGTGAAGATGTTCTAGCACAACAATACTTGCTAGACTGTATTATTCAAGTGTTTTCAGATGAAAATCATCTCAAAACCTTGGAACTTTTATTGTCGGCATGTATGAAAACATTACCTGGGGTTGATTTAAAGCCAATTTTAACTAATCTCATGAATAGGCTCTCAAACTATTTAAGCCAAAGTAATGACAAGAgtttaataaatgatattgatatttttgaattattcaGAAAAAACCTTTCCGAATTACACGAAAGACCAACcccaaatattcaaaagcagatttccaataatttgGAAAGAGATTTGTCTAGTTTGCTGGAATTGCACGCTGCATTCCTTGCATTTACTCTAACGTTATATCCAGACAACACGAATTATGTAGACTTAATTCTTGGATCAACAGTAACACTACTTACAAATGCACTTGGAGTGAGAGTTGACGGAACATGTGGATCACTTCTGGATAGCCGATGTATTGATACAATTGTTGAGATACTTTCGCTCCCATTCCAGTCAATGCCCCTGTCCATTATGGTAGAGATGAACCATTTTCCAAACCtcctttattttctaaataaaCAAGCAGGAAAAAAGGTTGCGCTTTCTTTGATCAATACAATTGTGGAAAACAACACTCCGTTCGATGATGCAGATGCATTGCAAAGATTTTGTTCTTTTATTCTCCCTATGCTAGATGAAAAAGGTACCCATACAGGTGAGGAAGTTGATCTATCAATaactgaaaataatgaatttatttatcaaCAAATGAAAGTTTCAAAGTTGGTCCATCAGATCAAACACGAGGATGTGAACCAAATTTTCAGCATGTACGGAATTCTTTTCGACTTATTTAGTCGTGTAGATAGTTcaagatttaaatatacATTCCCAACTCTGGGGTATTGTGCCATAAATCTTATTGAAACAACTTTATCAAAGGAAAAAACAGATAATGAGCCTTCAAAATTATCTgtaaaaaagatatttcaGTTTATTCATAAGATCGCAATAATCCTTGTAACTTGTGCGCCAGAACTAGCTCTTGACTTATTTCTACAGGGATCGATAATGGCAGATAAAGCAAACGACTCGGATGGATACGAAGCAATTTGCTACGAATTCCTTACCCAAAGTCTTGTTTGTTTTGAAGAGGAGCTTGCAGAGTCAAAAAGGCAATTTCAGGGACTAATGTCAATTATTGGAACGCTTGTAGGGCGAATCCAGTGCTTAAGTAAAGATAACTACGAGCTACTAGCCGCAAAATTGGCACAATACTCCGCAAAGTTGTTACGCAAGCCGGACCAGTGCAGAGCAATATTAATGTGCTCCCACTTATTTTGGAACAACGAGGAAAATAGGGATGCAACTAGAGTTTTAGAATGTTTGCAAAAGTGCCTGAAAATAGCTGATTCTGCAGTACAAGTAGCTCCAAGTAATTCAGTACTATTTATAGATATCCTAGAAAAGTATATGTACTATCTAGAACAAGGGAATCAAAACATTACAACAGATTTTATCTCAAAACTGGTGGCTCTTTGCCATGAACAAATTCAGTTTTCAGGCAGCGAGATACAACAAGGTCCCAAGATTCTACTTAATAACTTAATGACccatataaaaaataatcatgATTTATATAAAGGCGTTAAGTTAACTAGTATGGATTAATTTGCTTTcttttgatatatttaattaatcttTTGCCGccattcatttttttcctgTATTGTCTCGTCTTGCTCCTGCTAAATCTAGTTTTAAATCAATAGTCGAGAAGTAGAATAAATTGAACGGTAATTCTGAACTTTCTCTGAGTTTCTCAagtattatataaatattactattcaCTCTCATAGTACTGCTTGTTTGCAAAGTTAATTAATATGGCACAAGGTAAGTTTACTCAAATATAACGCTAGCCGTTTGtttattagtaataattcTGAATCGTTATTTTAACATTAAATATAGGAAATAAAGGTTCAATGGCACCATGTACAAGGGATTATACCATCAATCTGAGTAAGATGGTTCACAAGATCTCGTTCAAAAAGAGGGCACCAAGAGCCATTAAAGGCATCCGTGAATTTGCAGGAAAGGTCATGAAGACTGAAGATGTTAGAATTGACGCGAAACTCaacaaattcattttcagtAAGGGTGTTAGAAATCTGCCTACACGTGTACGCGTAAGAATTTCTAGAAAGCGTAGCGAGTCAGAAGATTCTAAAGATTCTCTGTACACTCTTGTGCAATATATCCCTGTTGCTACATTTGCAGGTTTACAAACTGAAAAAGTACAAGattaatttctatatttCTAAATACTGTTGAATTTTAGTTGTAAAACGGTCGATTTTAATCATCTGCTTATTCCTATTGCCTGACTTCTGTAGTTGAGGTTTATTGATACTTAGGTGCGACTAAACATTTATTATCTACTTCTACGTTTATATCGTATCATaacttttttcttaatgTTTTTTACCTTACTCTGCTCGTCGACGAGGATGAAATAGGATCTTTAAACATCTCTCTTACGCGCTGTTTGCATAAtctcaatattttctcaTGTTAAAGATGTAGTGACGATCATTTACAAAAGTGTAGAAATGAACTGATTGTTGTATTACAacataataaaaaaatttgtgtTATCTATAATAATTTCGAGACGATATCTTATTTCAAAACAAATCGCAGAAATAAGTTATTGTTAGCATAgaataacaaaaaaaaaagaaagtaagATATTAATGGAAAAGCTTTATCTAATAAGTAATAATGGAAAGAAAAGAactatttataatatatcaaaaaataGTTCAAATAGCAATATCTTCAAAcatgaaaaaataagaaaaactGAAATTAGTCATATAATTGATTATGGAATAACACGTTGCGAAgatttccaaataaatttccAAGAGAATCTAGAAAAAGACTATCAAACGATCAATCACAGAACTATTGATTTAACCCAGCCAAATACTAAAAGCAGTTATAAAACATCCAATGAATGCAAAGATCACTGTAAATTAAATCAGTGCTTTAtgaaattcaaagaaaatagCCTCGAAACAGAAAAATTACTTTTCTCAGATTATAAAAACACTACAGAAGTTTCAGATTCAATAAACTGTTATTCAAAGTATcctttattaaatgaaactcaattaattaatcatACTTtgtataattcaaaaaatcaatttaataCACTGCAACTAAACAAAGAGGTTTCTCAACTTTTTAGTCAGTGTTCAATATTTCCCATTTATAATGAATTCGTATTCTTGATGTCTAATTTGTTgagaaaaacaaatttttgtttagTTGACTATATTCATAAAGAATCGAATATTGTTAAGTTTTTCCCACGgtatttgatttattatccTCAGATTACAAGCCAAGCATTAAATTTTCCAATACCTATGGATACgcaatttttaatatcttcGTTTGGTTATCCATCATATCCATTGCCACCAATACATAATATAGCCCCTTCATGTAACAAATGTTTATTACCTGGATTTCACCCAATTACTGCATGGCTGCTTCCTCCCagttattttgaaaaaggAGGACAGTTGAAAAAAAGCGCATGGTTTTTAAATGGAATGCCAACTAACTTATTCAATACTtgtttttcaattaaaaatatgttAACTGTAGAATCAACATATCTTTttgtttcaaatttaaataaagaagaattcgAATATTGTAAAAgagaaaatttttttttattagagGAAAGATGCAAAGaatcaatatattattttgatgattATAAACCAAAACTAGAGACAGAGAGTGAACAagattcaatattgaataaaaaatcCTGTTTACAGAATAGTTTTTCAAAAAGGATTGATTATGCCGTTcaaaattctattttttgTGGATTTGTTTGCATAGAATCTGCTGAGAAATACTCTAGCATTCTTCATGAAAGgaataatacaaattttgaGTGGAATATAAAACCAGGGGATCTAAAAATATACTCAAGTTCATCTACAAATGCCACCaagattattaatataaatgaaaaagttCACCCAAATGTAATCAGTGATTGcgatatttttttaaaaagtgATAATTTACGCGATTACTcgaataaatatttgcaactaaataatttggaagaaaaaataacgCTTTTAATTCCAAGGATAAAATGCTTAATGAAAGAAAGCAGAGCTATTGATTCAAATCTAACGATTCTTAAACCTTGTTACTTGTTACTTTggaattataatattagaaattgtAATAATACTATAAAAGATATCAATTggataaatattcaatgtAAATTTGTCAGATTGAAATTCTTTGGACAAGCGTATGAAAATTCGATTCCTATAAATCTTAATCCTCATAAAGAGATCATTCTTGACCAATTAAATCGTATTCGAAATGTTGATGAGGCAAGAGTTTTTGCATGGATGCTCGCGGGTTGCATGCAGCATACAATTAACGAACTATTGATTGATTCATGTActaaatcattatttttcagCAATAGTTATATTAGAATAACTGATGAGATAAATTACTTTAGCAATTGCATCAAAAGTGGCCCATTTAGTGGTTTTCCCGACTCTCCATTAGATTGTCACGGGAGAATTAAATGGaaaatattggaagaatTAGTCGAAGattagaatttattaattatttttaactaGGTATCAAGTAAATCTAGTTCTAGAACGAAAAGGTTACATTTTTTATAGAtcaaatttctttatataaatGCTCGTAAATTCTGTTTTTACGTTTTTTATTCcatgaatttattaaaattattgacGAAATTAATAGTATAATGATTGCAATACCAacgaaaataaaaatatgaaGCCTACTACTTTTATGTTCATGTACTATCTCCTCCAACTTAGTAATTATCACGCAAGTAGGAGCTTCGGGAATATAAAATGCATCTTCATCACTTAAATTACATGTTAGTGTAGAAAATCCGACCAACTCAAAATTATCATAGCATTCATATGTCACAGTATCCCCTACACGAATATTATTTCCTATTACTGTATCGCTCAATTTGTAACTTGAATTAACGACGCTGGGAGGGTTCGGGCAAACAGTTGCGAATCCAAACgtcttcaaatattttgatatttttgaatttccttttttttcagCAAGAATAATTCCTTTATTGATATCTAAAGTTTTGCTAGGAATGCTGTGTAAATTTGGCCTCGTAgcaaaaagaattttttgaagTATAAGCAAATAACCACCTCTAATCGTATTGTAATATGATTCATTCAacttttcattatattctCCCTGTGAGATTTCAGAATCAATTTTAGATTGAATTGCAGAAAATGACATAGGAGGTACTTCAGATGGATCAACCGCTCTATAACCAACAGGGAATGCAGAAAGTTCCAAGGGAGATAGACCATGATAATTTCCTTTCAGAAGatcatctttatttctAACTAAAAGCGGTATTATATCTCCAGAGTTGTACATCGCAGCAATATGAAGAGGAGTATTCCCATCATAATCAACTGAATATTCTATTATGCTTTGATTTAAGCTTTTGTCG is drawn from Cryptosporidium parvum Iowa II chromosome 4, whole genome shotgun sequence and contains these coding sequences:
- a CDS encoding possible SAND family protein; translated protein: MFMMPVDNNEKFRKLLIFTSAGKPIYSYGITDQEVFSLFSSALTAMFSKISFVMSKKVYINENDEHTQILDYLKWMSSESHVIVVLERKNIILCCISPFPSDTVRFLKGLLEHVYYQVVMMLTGSIHKILDSRPNFDIQQMLSNSDINIIDQCANSAQINLDSVYCFYNFNKSSKMIKLQGQSNKIEYSSPIIPKILYIESQPLEYRYRKEINKIISGIKMEEILGGILFESKKLVSWFGSKYIKNLPSTDFSLLKNITSIFLNKKTLSNEFWIPICLPAISTVSYVYCYIQCWPLVDEFSNSTSNTCFVLLSSSGDTKVFEKCSAHSKNCRKALLETGYYKILESSKINSFNLSKLMNENCYIKAEIFHLVYVSIAKNSYIISEAHPEIHDLKKIFQMYYNLIETAHTQTRMQNGSSITIILNTKKFKYLIVTTQEFHILSTLPSNSKLDEINLISIINNLRKNVKHFFI
- a CDS encoding hypothetical protein (similar to vacuolor VPS35 protein-sorting protein), which translates into the protein MDRIYKVENYGQNTLLAEASNVVKEQAYYMKRAIDQDGLRDALRHASNMLCELRTSSLSPKHYYELYMQIFQEMRDLSHFFDDKSRHGRKMSDLYDSVQHAGNIVPRLFLLITAGACYIRSLEAPAKDILKDMSELCKGVQHPMRGLFLRYFLIQTCKDVLPDTGSIYEENGGGTVMDTWDFLYSNFCESTRLWIRLQNHGTPKDKLRRERERHDLRILVGANLVRISHLEGLTQQLYIQEILPKLLNVVLSCEDVLAQQYLLDCIIQVFSDENHLKTLELLLSACMKTLPGVDLKPILTNLMNRLSNYLSQSNDKSLINDIDIFELFRKNLSELHERPTPNIQKQISNNLERDLSSLLELHAAFLAFTLTLYPDNTNYVDLILGSTVTLLTNALGVRVDGTCGSLLDSRCIDTIVEILSLPFQSMPLSIMVEMNHFPNLLYFLNKQAGKKVALSLINTIVENNTPFDDADALQRFCSFILPMLDEKGTHTGEEVDLSITENNEFIYQQMKVSKLVHQIKHEDVNQIFSMYGILFDLFSRVDSSRFKYTFPTLGYCAINLIETTLSKEKTDNEPSKLSVKKIFQFIHKIAIILVTCAPELALDLFLQGSIMADKANDSDGYEAICYEFLTQSLVCFEEELAESKRQFQGLMSIIGTLVGRIQCLSKDNYELLAAKLAQYSAKLLRKPDQCRAILMCSHLFWNNEENRDATRVLECLQKCLKIADSAVQVAPSNSVLFIDILEKYMYYLEQGNQNITTDFISKLVALCHEQIQFSGSEIQQGPKILLNNLMTHIKNNHDLYKGVKLTSMD
- a CDS encoding 60S ribosomal protein L31 (transcripts identified by EST) codes for the protein MAQGNKGSMAPCTRDYTINLSKMVHKISFKKRAPRAIKGIREFAGKVMKTEDVRIDAKLNKFIFSKGVRNLPTRVRVRISRKRSESEDSKDSLYTLVQYIPVATFAGLQTEKVQD